One stretch of Streptomyces sp. NBC_01363 DNA includes these proteins:
- a CDS encoding levansucrase, which translates to MSEESIRNYLVSVESRLAADACAPRWEDWSGVPVLVGRRADFRMRWAATNLHLFTVAAAVPEVTVPVIDTFTTQVLAYAKKNKGGLPVGMQTGVAAFPVLVSDRIDPAAMAWAEEKQRNQFACFARPVVVDSAQGYVGMYRGKPALGRAYASHLIEKGAGYFHPQG; encoded by the coding sequence ATGAGCGAAGAGTCGATACGGAACTACCTGGTCTCGGTCGAGAGCCGACTGGCGGCCGATGCCTGCGCCCCGCGCTGGGAGGACTGGTCCGGAGTCCCGGTCCTCGTCGGGCGGCGGGCCGACTTCCGGATGCGGTGGGCGGCCACCAATCTGCATCTGTTCACCGTGGCCGCCGCCGTGCCCGAGGTCACCGTGCCCGTCATCGACACATTCACCACGCAGGTGCTCGCGTACGCCAAGAAGAACAAGGGCGGTCTGCCCGTCGGGATGCAGACCGGTGTCGCGGCCTTCCCCGTTCTCGTCAGTGATCGCATCGATCCGGCCGCGATGGCGTGGGCGGAGGAGAAGCAGCGCAATCAGTTCGCCTGCTTCGCGCGCCCGGTCGTGGTCGACAGTGCGCAGGGCTACGTGGGCATGTACCGCGGGAAGCCGGCCCTGGGGCGGGCCTATGCCTCGCATCTGATCGAGAAGGGCGCCGGCTACTTCCATCCGCAGGGCTGA
- a CDS encoding glycosyl hydrolase family 65 protein, whose protein sequence is MSLSRNCLLTSLAPLAPLVAGALIASPSPFSYATAPPSAPSAPSAPSAPSTATTACGRDTDPSWAPTSTRFGEAAGYDPYTGNGYLGHRVPPAGAGYAVSGEKTGWPLFTPRYDGAFVSGLFGRDKDLAAGREVVAALPSWTDLDVRVGDETYGSDTPPGRISHYRQTLFLRCGLVRTSLRWTTTDGRATDLTYEVLADRSDVHTGAVRLRMTPHWSGTATITGRLDPRGARRLDLDDDGTFRTRGTGTTGAIVQTVRSGAPGAGAPGAGAPVAARSTHRVRDGRTYTFEKYVGIDTALTSPAPRDAARDAARRAARRGWSGVLTANAAAWRRAWAADISVPDSPELQKWLRAAQYGLLASIRAGSRDSIAPAGLTSDNYAGMVFWDAETWMYPGLLATRPELARPVVEYRYRTRDAARANARKLGFQGLFYPWTSASGGDLWSECQSWNPPHCVTQNHLQGDISLAVWQYYLATGDRDWLAERGWPLLEGIADFWASRVTADDDGGYSVKDVAGPDEYSNGVNDGVFTNAVAVIALRNATRAARLLGHPAPAEWARIADGLRIPYDPARKLFLQYAGYNGSTIKQADTVLLIYPLEWPMEPGAAASTLDYYAERTDPDGPAMTDSVHAIDAATIGEPGCATYTYLQRAVRPFVRGPYALFSEARGTKSGAQDPLSGFPAEDFLTGKGGFLQIFTHGLTGLRLREDGVRLDPMLPPQLGSGVTLTGLRYRGRTYDLAIGPRTTTVRLTSGAPFTIHSPAGPRLLTRTLALPTRRPDLAATTDAARCRPATATSEAPGLYAAAAVDGSQATAWSPDGATGALTVDLGRTGAVTAAEPEWADTRPSSYHLDTSPDGTYWRPYRAGAVARLVRLTVESDDAQKPAGVRELRITQP, encoded by the coding sequence GTGAGCCTCTCGCGCAATTGTCTCCTCACGTCCCTCGCGCCCCTCGCGCCCCTGGTCGCGGGCGCCCTGATCGCGTCTCCGAGCCCCTTCTCGTACGCGACGGCGCCTCCTTCCGCCCCTTCCGCCCCCTCCGCTCCTTCCGCCCCTTCCACGGCGACCACCGCCTGCGGCCGGGACACCGATCCCTCCTGGGCCCCGACATCCACCCGCTTCGGCGAGGCAGCCGGCTACGACCCCTACACCGGCAACGGCTACCTGGGTCACCGGGTGCCCCCCGCGGGCGCCGGATACGCCGTCTCGGGCGAGAAGACCGGCTGGCCGCTGTTCACCCCGCGCTACGACGGCGCGTTCGTCTCCGGCCTGTTCGGGCGCGACAAGGATCTCGCCGCCGGCCGCGAGGTGGTCGCCGCACTGCCGAGCTGGACCGACCTCGACGTACGCGTCGGCGACGAGACCTATGGCTCCGACACGCCCCCCGGCCGGATCTCGCACTACCGTCAGACGCTCTTCCTGCGCTGCGGACTGGTGCGCACGTCGCTGCGGTGGACCACGACCGACGGGCGCGCGACCGACCTGACGTACGAGGTGCTGGCCGACCGGTCCGATGTGCACACCGGTGCCGTACGCCTGCGCATGACACCGCACTGGAGCGGCACCGCGACCATCACCGGCCGCCTCGACCCGAGGGGCGCGCGCCGGCTCGATCTCGACGACGACGGAACGTTCCGCACCCGGGGCACCGGCACCACGGGCGCGATCGTCCAGACCGTGCGCTCCGGAGCGCCGGGGGCCGGAGCGCCGGGGGCCGGAGCGCCGGTCGCGGCGCGGAGCACGCACCGGGTGCGCGACGGGCGTACGTACACCTTCGAGAAGTACGTCGGCATCGACACCGCGCTCACCTCCCCCGCCCCCCGCGACGCCGCCCGCGACGCCGCCCGGCGCGCGGCCCGGCGTGGCTGGTCCGGGGTGCTCACCGCGAACGCGGCCGCCTGGCGGCGGGCATGGGCGGCCGACATCTCCGTACCGGACAGCCCCGAACTGCAGAAGTGGCTTCGGGCGGCACAGTACGGACTACTGGCCTCCATCCGGGCCGGTTCGCGCGACAGCATCGCACCGGCTGGTCTGACCAGCGACAACTACGCCGGAATGGTGTTCTGGGACGCCGAGACCTGGATGTACCCGGGGCTGCTCGCCACCCGCCCCGAGCTGGCCCGCCCGGTCGTCGAGTACCGCTACCGCACCCGCGACGCCGCCCGCGCCAACGCCCGGAAGCTGGGGTTCCAGGGCCTGTTCTACCCGTGGACGAGCGCGAGCGGGGGCGATCTGTGGTCCGAGTGCCAGAGCTGGAACCCCCCGCACTGCGTCACCCAGAACCATCTTCAGGGCGATATCTCGCTGGCCGTCTGGCAGTACTACCTGGCGACCGGGGACCGCGACTGGCTGGCCGAGCGCGGCTGGCCGCTGCTCGAAGGGATCGCCGACTTCTGGGCCTCGCGGGTGACCGCCGACGACGACGGCGGCTACTCGGTAAAGGATGTCGCGGGCCCCGACGAGTACAGCAACGGTGTCAACGACGGAGTCTTCACCAACGCGGTCGCGGTCATCGCCCTGCGCAACGCCACCCGTGCGGCGCGACTGCTCGGACACCCCGCACCGGCCGAGTGGGCGCGGATCGCGGACGGCCTGCGCATCCCGTACGACCCCGCACGGAAGCTCTTCCTCCAGTACGCGGGCTACAACGGCTCGACGATCAAGCAGGCCGACACGGTGCTGCTGATCTACCCGCTGGAGTGGCCGATGGAGCCGGGCGCCGCCGCGTCCACCCTCGACTACTACGCGGAGCGCACCGACCCGGACGGCCCGGCCATGACCGACTCGGTCCATGCGATCGACGCGGCCACGATCGGGGAGCCCGGCTGCGCAACGTACACCTATCTCCAGCGTGCCGTCCGCCCGTTCGTGCGCGGCCCGTACGCCCTCTTCAGCGAGGCCCGGGGCACGAAGTCGGGTGCCCAGGACCCTCTTTCGGGCTTCCCCGCCGAGGACTTCCTCACCGGGAAGGGCGGGTTCCTCCAGATCTTCACGCACGGTCTGACGGGCCTGCGGCTGCGGGAGGACGGGGTACGTCTCGATCCGATGCTGCCGCCGCAACTGGGCAGCGGCGTCACACTGACGGGCCTGCGCTACCGGGGCCGCACGTACGACCTCGCGATCGGCCCCCGGACGACGACGGTCCGGCTGACCTCCGGCGCCCCCTTCACCATCCACTCCCCCGCAGGCCCCCGCCTGCTCACCCGCACGCTCGCACTCCCCACCCGCCGCCCCGACCTCGCAGCGACGACCGACGCGGCCCGCTGCCGCCCGGCGACGGCGACATCGGAAGCCCCCGGCCTGTACGCGGCCGCCGCGGTGGACGGCAGTCAGGCCACCGCCTGGTCCCCGGACGGCGCGACGGGCGCACTGACGGTGGACCTGGGGCGTACGGGCGCGGTGACCGCGGCCGAACCGGAGTGGGCGGACACGCGCCCCTCCTCGTACCACCTGGACACATCACCCGACGGCACGTACTGGCGGCCGTACCGTGCGGGGGCGGTGGCCCGCCTGGTACGGCTGACGGTCGAGTCCGATGACGCGCAGAAGCCTGCGGGCGTACGGGAGTTGAGGATCACGCAGCCGTAG